One window of the Pseudarthrobacter sp. ATCC 49987 genome contains the following:
- a CDS encoding YcnI family copper-binding membrane protein, with the protein MKTSSTSVLRRTLTATAVAGGTAALMLAGISAASAHVGVTPDKTDANSYALLTFGIPHGCEESGTTKVTITLPAELNDAQPTVNPNWTAAKVTEQLAEPKKLADGTSITKRTSQIVYTAKAPLEPALRDALVLSVKLPDAAGKTLYFPTLQNCEVGQTDWSQLPAEGQDPHSLKAPAPSVTVTAAAAADGHNAHAASTPDAAPETVQAAAVNDDGTQARSWAGLVAGVGGLALGGLALARSRSSKPVPVRVPAASTAPTSDPKSAPKE; encoded by the coding sequence GCGGGGGGAACCGCAGCCCTGATGCTCGCCGGCATTTCCGCCGCCTCGGCGCACGTCGGCGTCACCCCGGACAAGACCGACGCGAACTCCTACGCCCTGCTGACGTTCGGAATCCCCCACGGCTGCGAGGAATCCGGCACCACGAAGGTGACCATCACCCTCCCCGCCGAACTCAACGATGCCCAGCCGACGGTCAACCCCAACTGGACAGCCGCGAAAGTCACCGAGCAGTTGGCCGAACCGAAGAAGCTCGCCGACGGCACGTCCATCACCAAGCGGACCAGCCAGATCGTCTACACCGCCAAGGCGCCGCTGGAACCCGCCCTCCGCGATGCCCTCGTGCTCTCGGTGAAACTGCCCGACGCAGCAGGGAAGACCCTGTACTTCCCCACCCTGCAGAACTGCGAGGTGGGCCAGACCGACTGGTCGCAGCTCCCCGCCGAGGGGCAGGACCCGCACTCGCTCAAGGCGCCGGCGCCGTCCGTGACCGTCACGGCGGCCGCTGCGGCTGACGGGCACAACGCCCATGCGGCCAGCACCCCGGACGCCGCACCGGAGACGGTCCAGGCCGCTGCCGTGAACGACGACGGTACCCAGGCCCGCAGCTGGGCCGGACTGGTGGCCGGCGTCGGCGGGCTCGCCCTCGGCGGCCTCGCCCTGGCCCGCAGCCGGAGCAGCAAGCCGGTTCCGGTCCGTGTGCCGGCGGCGTCCACCGCGCCCACCTCCGATCCCAAGTCCGCGCCCAAGGAGTAG
- a CDS encoding DUF4232 domain-containing protein codes for MTAQRINNRLVFTTAAAAAALFLAGCGAGTPQSQTSSTPASSAASSPSQSAAAAAGPSSATPAPAASTPAGPALCKAAGLTATTDATGGGAAGSVYMQLILTNSGAEPCRLLGFAGVSLTADANGEPIGAPAARDEATPATDVLLAPGQAGTATLRYTQARNYSDCTVVPAAGFRIYPPEDTASLFIAEPHDACSNAGINVLTIGAFTAK; via the coding sequence ATGACGGCTCAGCGAATCAACAACAGACTGGTATTCACGACGGCGGCAGCCGCGGCAGCGCTTTTCCTCGCCGGCTGCGGCGCCGGCACCCCGCAGTCCCAGACCTCCAGCACCCCGGCGTCCTCCGCCGCCAGCTCCCCGAGCCAGTCCGCCGCCGCAGCCGCGGGGCCCAGCTCTGCGACGCCCGCACCGGCAGCATCCACCCCGGCCGGGCCCGCACTGTGCAAGGCCGCCGGCCTGACCGCAACCACCGATGCCACCGGCGGCGGCGCGGCCGGCAGTGTCTACATGCAGCTGATCCTCACGAATTCCGGCGCCGAGCCGTGCCGCCTGTTGGGCTTTGCCGGCGTCTCCCTCACCGCGGATGCGAACGGCGAACCGATCGGCGCCCCCGCGGCACGTGACGAGGCCACACCCGCCACCGACGTGCTGCTCGCACCGGGGCAGGCCGGAACCGCCACGCTGCGCTACACGCAGGCACGCAACTACTCGGACTGCACCGTCGTTCCGGCGGCCGGCTTCCGGATCTACCCGCCAGAGGACACCGCGTCCCTGTTCATCGCCGAACCCCATGACGCCTGCAGCAACGCCGGCATCAACGTGTTGACCATCGGGGCGTTCACGGCCAAGTAG